In Candidatus Sulfurimonas marisnigri, a single genomic region encodes these proteins:
- a CDS encoding c-type cytochrome — protein MFKLNNKLIVTSVILALTSTLATAGVYNGKKDALDGGMTYPRANGVETAYRYNTQAMSKLNYGRVPTANEIAAWDRDMMPDGTGFPDGEGSVEEGDELYEAQCASCHGEFGAGGKGYPTLAGGTVASLKNQRTCPGKDAPKRTIGSYWPQVSTLMWYIRDAMPYAHPKSLTDNELYAMTAYLLAANEIKIDGETLDDEYVLDKEKLLKVVLPNRDGFFPDVNGPEGIENVRAFFADRKNYGAVGTRCMTNCVKESVMKIKNEITAVVPGYSTVRDLPVETSTGSKSAAEKMYDAACSLCHKTDAMGAPAVGDHDAWAAVIAQGMEKVNSHAINGFNGMPPKGGAMDLTDEQVKDIVKFMVESSK, from the coding sequence ATGTTTAAATTAAATAATAAATTAATTGTTACTAGTGTTATCTTAGCACTAACATCAACTCTTGCAACTGCTGGTGTTTACAATGGAAAAAAAGATGCTTTAGATGGTGGTATGACTTACCCTAGAGCTAACGGTGTTGAAACTGCATATAGATACAATACGCAAGCTATGTCAAAACTTAACTACGGTAGAGTTCCTACTGCTAATGAGATAGCAGCTTGGGACAGAGATATGATGCCAGATGGAACAGGTTTCCCGGATGGTGAAGGCTCTGTTGAAGAGGGTGATGAATTATATGAGGCACAATGTGCTTCTTGTCACGGTGAGTTTGGTGCTGGCGGTAAGGGTTATCCAACTCTTGCTGGTGGTACAGTAGCATCACTGAAAAACCAAAGAACATGTCCAGGTAAAGATGCTCCAAAGAGAACTATCGGTTCATATTGGCCACAAGTTTCTACACTTATGTGGTACATCCGTGATGCAATGCCATATGCTCACCCAAAAAGCCTTACAGACAATGAACTGTATGCAATGACTGCTTACTTATTAGCTGCAAATGAGATAAAAATCGATGGTGAAACATTAGATGATGAGTATGTTCTTGACAAAGAAAAACTATTGAAAGTTGTTCTTCCAAATCGTGATGGTTTTTTCCCTGATGTGAATGGTCCAGAAGGTATTGAAAATGTAAGAGCTTTTTTTGCTGATCGTAAAAACTATGGTGCGGTTGGTACTCGTTGTATGACTAACTGTGTCAAAGAGTCTGTAATGAAAATTAAAAATGAGATAACAGCTGTTGTACCTGGATATTCAACTGTAAGGGATTTACCGGTAGAGACTTCTACGGGTTCTAAATCAGCTGCTGAAAAAATGTACGATGCTGCTTGTTCACTTTGTCATAAAACTGATGCAATGGGTGCTCCAGCTGTTGGCGATCACGATGCATGGGCAGCTGTTATAGCTCAAGGTATGGAGAAAGTCAATAGTCACGCTATCAATGGATTTAATGGGATGCCTCCTAAGGGTGGTGCTATGGATCTAACTGATGAGCAAGTAAAAGATATTGTTAAATTTATGGTAGAATCTAGTAAGTAA
- the soxC gene encoding sulfite dehydrogenase: protein MSKISENNLETTNSRRDFFKKTAVYSVSAITAAAVLAPAKLLADDENIIHHVKWGTTLGDELNKYPYGIPSKYEHNVVRRTSSLMSSAGDMHAAVSMSPLHELEGIITPNGLHFTRTHNGVAHIDPNKFRLMIHGLVDKPIVLTLDELKQYPSESRILFLECPANGAAEWKGPQFNSLQFVKGMMSNSEWTGVRLSVILDDLGIKPTAKWMLAEGSDGSEMSRTIPVEKVLDDAMIVWAQNGEALRPEQGYPVRLMLPGWEANLCIKWLKRLEFGAEPWYCKEETSKYTVLTKSGKAIQHFYPLETNSIITSPCPEKPWKNLKVGQMIEIEGLAWSGHGTITNVDVSIDGGQNYKEAQLKGLVLPKSWTRFSYMHKYDGKPLLLQSRSVDDSGNVQPTVTQEKGIIGVEGVYHRNSIVTWEVRADNSVHNVQVRTDNCPS, encoded by the coding sequence ATGAGTAAAATTTCTGAAAATAATTTAGAAACTACTAATAGTAGAAGAGATTTCTTTAAGAAAACTGCTGTTTATTCTGTTAGTGCTATCACTGCAGCTGCTGTATTAGCGCCTGCTAAGTTGTTAGCTGACGACGAAAATATAATACACCACGTTAAATGGGGAACAACTTTAGGTGATGAACTTAACAAGTATCCGTATGGTATTCCGTCAAAATATGAGCATAATGTTGTAAGAAGAACTTCAAGTCTTATGTCATCTGCTGGAGATATGCATGCTGCCGTTTCTATGTCACCATTACACGAGTTAGAAGGTATCATTACACCAAATGGTTTGCACTTTACTAGAACTCACAACGGTGTTGCACATATAGATCCTAATAAATTTAGACTTATGATTCACGGTTTAGTTGATAAGCCAATAGTTTTAACTCTTGATGAATTAAAGCAATACCCATCTGAAAGCAGAATTCTTTTCTTGGAGTGTCCTGCGAATGGTGCTGCTGAATGGAAAGGTCCTCAGTTCAACTCTTTACAATTCGTAAAAGGTATGATGAGTAACTCTGAGTGGACAGGTGTTCGTCTTTCAGTAATTCTTGATGATTTAGGTATCAAACCAACTGCAAAATGGATGTTAGCTGAAGGTTCTGATGGTTCAGAAATGAGTAGAACAATTCCAGTTGAAAAAGTTTTAGACGATGCAATGATTGTTTGGGCTCAAAATGGTGAAGCACTTAGACCAGAACAAGGTTATCCTGTTCGTTTAATGTTACCAGGTTGGGAAGCAAACTTATGTATTAAATGGTTGAAACGTTTAGAATTCGGTGCAGAGCCTTGGTACTGTAAAGAAGAGACTTCTAAATATACAGTTCTTACTAAGAGCGGTAAAGCAATCCAACATTTCTATCCACTAGAGACTAACTCAATTATTACTTCTCCATGTCCTGAAAAACCATGGAAAAATCTTAAAGTTGGTCAAATGATTGAGATAGAAGGTCTAGCATGGTCTGGTCACGGAACTATCACAAATGTCGATGTTTCTATTGATGGTGGACAAAACTATAAAGAAGCTCAGTTAAAAGGTTTAGTATTACCTAAATCATGGACTAGATTCTCATATATGCATAAGTATGATGGTAAACCATTATTACTTCAGTCTCGTTCAGTTGATGATAGTGGTAATGTTCAGCCAACAGTTACTCAAGAAAAAGGTATTATTGGTGTAGAAGGTGTTTATCACAGAAACTCAATTGTTACTTGGGAAGTAAGAGCGGATAATTCAGTACATAATGTTCAAGTTAGAACAGATAATTGTCCAAGTTAA